GGGTGCATAGTAGTTTATCCATCTGTATGAGATAATCCTTTCAAATTGTCTTTAGACTTTTTAAAGTTTTTCGACTTTGTCTAAAAAGTCTGAAATCACCAAGGAGGCTATCCCCAAATGGATAAAATAACAGATACTAAAACTGAATTTAGACTCAAGCAGTGGACTCAGATAGTCCAGACGTGCCAAGCCAGTGGAATGACGGCTGTCAGTTGGTGTAATCAGAACAATGTAAATATCAAATCATATTACTATTGGTTACGCAGAATCCGCACTCTGACTATCGAAAATGGACCTCTTGAGCTTCAAAGTAAAGGACAGCAGATTGTACCCGTATCTTTCCGGCAGACAGCAGCAGTTACAATTCATATTAATTCCGTTTCTATAGATATCCCTGATGGAACTTCCAAAGATACAATTGCGGCAGTTCTGTCGGCATTGAAGACCATATGTTAGGCGATATTTCAAAAGCAGAAGACATTTACATTGTATGTGGTTACTCTGATATGCGCAAGTCAATCGACGGATTCGCCGCCATCATAAAGGGAACTTTTGGTATGGATCCGTTTTCACCGAGCCTGTTTTTGTTCTGCGGTAAAAGAAGGGATCGGTTAAAAGCTCTCTATTGGGAAGGGGACGGTTTTGTCCTGCTGTACAAGCGTCTGGAGAACGGGAGCTTCAAATGGCCTCGGACACCAGAGCAGGCAAGACGTCTTACAATGCAGGAATTTCGGTGGCTTATGGATGGCTTGGCTATTGATCAACCTAAGGCAATCCGGGAAGCGAAACAGGGTGATATCTATTGATAAAAAGTGCTGAAAAGTGTGGGTTCTACTGTATTTTAGTTGGAATTTTCAGTCCAATAATGGTATAATTAACTTATGCAAAAGATTGATATTACAGGGCTTTCGCCCAATCAAATTGAATATGTTTCCTCTTTGGAAAAAACAGTAGAAAACCAGCAAGTTCGTATTGAACAACTTACTGAGCTTCTTATTAAATCTCAAAAAGCTTTATATGGTCAATCCAGCGAAAAGCGGCGTTATGTTTTTGATGAAGACAGCGGTCAGCTTTCCTTATTCAATGAGGCAGAGGTCGAAGCTGGCAACAAGGCAGAAGAACCGACCGTGCAGACAATTGTGGCAGCACATACCAGAAAACCCAAGCGAACCAAGGAAGAACTGGCAGAAACGGTACCAGTGGTGGAAGTCGTTTGTGATCTGGATAAAGATAAACGCACCTGTAACATTTGCAACACTGATCTGAGATATCTCGGAAAGGAATATGTCCGGGACGAACTGGAGATTATCCCTGCCCAGGTACGCATATTGAGATATATTCGTTTAAATTATGTATGCAAGGAATGTGAGAAGGAGACCTGCGAAGCCAATATTGTTAAAGCTCCTGTCCCAAAACCTGTTATGAAGCGCAGCCTTGCTTCTGCCTCAACCGTAGCTTATGTAATGTATCAAAAATATGCAAATGGAATGCCTTTATACCGACAGG
This genomic stretch from Ruminiclostridium cellulolyticum H10 harbors:
- the tnpA gene encoding IS66 family insertion sequence element accessory protein TnpA is translated as MDKITDTKTEFRLKQWTQIVQTCQASGMTAVSWCNQNNVNIKSYYYWLRRIRTLTIENGPLELQSKGQQIVPVSFRQTAAVTIHINSVSIDIPDGTSKDTIAAVLSALKTIC
- the tnpB gene encoding IS66 family insertion sequence element accessory protein TnpB (TnpB, as the term is used for proteins encoded by IS66 family insertion elements, is considered an accessory protein, since TnpC, encoded by a neighboring gene, is a DDE family transposase.); the protein is MLGDISKAEDIYIVCGYSDMRKSIDGFAAIIKGTFGMDPFSPSLFLFCGKRRDRLKALYWEGDGFVLLYKRLENGSFKWPRTPEQARRLTMQEFRWLMDGLAIDQPKAIREAKQGDIY